The following DNA comes from Myxococcota bacterium.
GCGGATCGTGCGCTTCGACAGCCAGTACACTCCGGCCAGGTCGAAGACCGTGCGGCGCAGGCGCGCGAAGTTGGTGTACTTCGAGACACCGGCCTTGCGCGCGCGGTGATTCACGTCGACCTCGCGCACCGAGAGACCCTGGTAGCGGAACAGCGCCGGCAGGAAGCGGTGCATGCCGTCGAAGCGCGGCAGCGCGAGGAACGCCTGGGCCGGGAAGAGCTTGAGCGAGCAGCCCGTGTCCGACGCGCCGTCGCCCAGCACCGAGCGCCGCACGGCGTTGGCGAGCTTGCCCGCGGCGCGCCGCCAGATCGTGTCTCGCCGCTGCGCGCGCCGGCCGATCACCACGTCGTGCTCGCGCGCCAGCGCGACCACGCGCGGAATGTCGTGCGGGTCGTTCTGCAGGTCGCCGTCGAGCGTGACCACGTGACTGTGTCGCGCCGCGCGCACACCCGCGACCAGCGCCGCCGACTGACCCTGGTTGCGGTCGAGCGGCACCAGCCGGAAGCCCGGGCGCTTCTCCACCGTGTCGAGCACGCACTTGCGGGTGCCGTCGCGGCTGCCGTCGTCCACGAACACCACCTCCCAGGGCACGTCGAGCCCGGGCAGCGCCGCCGCCAGCTCGTCGGCCAGCGGAGCGACGTTGTCCTCCTCGTCGTAGACCGGGACCACGACCGACACACCCGAGAGCGCGCGAGTCATGTCGGCGCCCGCTTGTGCAGCACGAGGTTGCGCGCGTAGACCACGAAGCCGAACGACTGGCCCAGCGTGAACACGGCGTCGCGGCGCCACAGCGCGTACACGAGCAGCAGCATGGACCCCGCGATCGAGAGATACCAGAACGCCTCGGGCACGATGCTTCGCCCTGCCCGCTCGGACTGGATCCACTGCACCAGGAAGCGCAGTGAGAACACGATCTGACCC
Coding sequences within:
- a CDS encoding glycosyltransferase family 2 protein, with amino-acid sequence MTRALSGVSVVVPVYDEEDNVAPLADELAAALPGLDVPWEVVFVDDGSRDGTRKCVLDTVEKRPGFRLVPLDRNQGQSAALVAGVRAARHSHVVTLDGDLQNDPHDIPRVVALAREHDVVIGRRAQRRDTIWRRAAGKLANAVRRSVLGDGASDTGCSLKLFPAQAFLALPRFDGMHRFLPALFRYQGLSVREVDVNHRARKAGVSKYTNFARLRRTVFDLAGVYWLSKRTIRVGARDDH
- a CDS encoding lipid-A-disaccharide synthase N-terminal domain-containing protein — protein: MNELVNEILEGLKHPMIIVGFAGQIVFSLRFLVQWIQSERAGRSIVPEAFWYLSIAGSMLLLVYALWRRDAVFTLGQSFGFVVYARNLVLHKRAPT